The Gammaproteobacteria bacterium DNA segment CTGGCTCTGGCCGCGGCGCTGGGGCCGTCGCTCTCCAACGTGGCGCTGGCCCTGATGCTGACCGGCTGGGTGGGCTATGCGCGGCTGGCGCGCGCGCAAACACTGGCGTTGCGGGATCGGGAACACGTGCAGGCGGCGCGGGTGGTGGGCACGGCGCCACCGGTGATCTGGCGGCGGCACGTGCTGCCGCTCATCGCCATGCCGCTCATCATCGAAGCCACGCTGGGCGTGGGCGGCGTGATCGTGGCCGAAGCGGGGCTCTCGTTTCTGGGCCTGGGCGCGCGGCCGCCGGCCCCGTCGCTCGGCGGCATGATTCGCGACGGCACGTATTACATGCTGGTGGCGCCGCATCTGCTCGTGGCCCCGGGCATGACGCTGCTCCTGATTGTCGCGGCGGTGAACGAGATCGGTGAATCCCTGCGACGGCGGCTGGATGTGCGCGCCGTCATACGGCAATGACCCTGGGGCCGCTCATGATCGATCTCGCCGCTCCGGCGCTCTCGCCGGAGGAGCGCGCCTGGCTGGCGCATCCCCTGATCGGTGGCGTGATCCTGTTCACGCGTAACTATTCTAATCCGGCGCAACTGCTGGAACTGACCGGCGCGATTCATGCCGCGCGCCATCCACCGCTGCTGATTGCCGTCGACCACGAGGGCGGTCGCGTGCAACGGTTCCGCGAGGGATTCACCCGCCTGCCGGCCTGTGCCCTCCTGGGGAAACGCTACGACGCTGATGAGACCACCGCGCTGCAGGAGGCCACCGCCTGCGGCTGGGTGATGGCGGCGGAACTGCGGGCGGCCGGGATCGATTTCAGTTTCGCACCGGTGCTGGATCTGAACCGGGGCGTAAGCGGTGTAATCGGTGATCGTGCTTTTCACGCCGATCCGAATACCGTGGGCGCGCTCGCCTATGCCTTCGTGAAGGGCATGCGCGAGGCCGGCATGGCGGCGGTCGGCAAGCACTTTCCCGGACATGGCGCGGTGGCGGCGGATTCGCATCACGCCGTGCCCGTCGACGAGCGCGAACTGGAGCGGATTTTCCACAGCGACCTGCGCCCCTTCCAGCATCTGATCCAGAACAATATCGAAGCGCTGATGCCGGCGCATGTGATCTACACGCGCGTCGATGACAACCCGGCGGGATTTTCCCGCATCTGGTTGCAGGATATTCTGCGCCGGCGGCTGGAGTTTGACGGCGTGATCTTCAGCGATGACCTCAATATGGCGGGCGCGGGGGTGGCCGGTGACATCACGCAGCGCGCAGTGGCCGCCCTCACGGCGGGTTGTGACATGGCGCTGATCTGCAACAATCCCGCGGCCATCCGACAGCTGCTGACGGAACTCAAGATCGAGATGTCCCCATTGTCGCGCGCCCGCTTGATGCGCATGCACGGCCGGGCCGCCCTCTCACCACCTGCGTTGCAAGTATCCGAACGCTGGTTACAGAATACCCGCCTGCTGGCATCGCTGATGCCTGCGCAAATGGATCTCGATGACAATGCCGCTTGAGAAAATTGCAAATCGATTGCAGCGTATGCTCATCGTATTATTGCTGACATTCAGCGGGGCGATCCGCGCAGAGGCGGAATTGCAATGTCCGCTGCGTCCGCCGGACAAGCCCGCTCCCATTGCGACCGTTTCCCACCCTCGAGGCCTGCTGTGGGAGATCAAACGCGCCGATGCCAGACCCAGTTACATCTACGGCACCATTCATATCAGCGATGAGGACGTGCTCAAGCTCGCGCCGCCGGTGGAACGGGCCCTCGACCACGCCGATAGCTTTGTCATGGAGGCTTTGTTCGACGAACAGGCGGCGTCCGCTTTCACGCACCTCATGTATACCGACGACAACACGCGGCTGGAAAAGCAAGCGGGCTTGGCCCTCTTCAAGCGCGCCAGCACGCTGCTGGAACAGTACGGCATCATAGGTTTGGCCGCGCGCCGCATGAAACCCTGGGCGGCCTTCCTCATGTTGAGCCAACCCGCCGGCGAGCAAGGCGTGCCGCTGGACCTGGCGCTGATGACGCGCGCAAGCAGTCATGGCGCACAAGTGTATGGCCTGGAAAGCATCCAGGAGCAGGCCGACGTCTTTGGCGCCATGCCGCTTTCTGATCAGTTGACGTTGTTGCGCGACACGGTCTGCGGGTACGACGAAGTACAGCAGGAGCTGAGCCGCCTGAAGGCGCTCTATCTGGCGCGCGATCTGGCCGGCATCAAGGCGATGGAGATCAACTTCGAGCAGGATAACGATGAATTATCCAGGAAGGTCGCACGCCGGCTCATCACCGAGCGCAACCGGCGCATGGTGCGCCGCCTGCGGCCGCGGCTGAACGAGGGCAACACCTTTATCGCCATCGGCGCCCTGCACCTGCCAGGTGACGACGGTGTGCTGCGCCTGCTGGAAAGGCAGGGCTATACCGTCACCCCGTTGTATTAAGCCACGTTGTCGGGACTGTCGCGGCCGGCTTTTCGGCGAGTCACGGCATCGTTTATATATTCAAATTAGTAATAACAATATTAAAATATATTCTTTTAAAGAATATATGTTCCTCTCTAGAATGCCCGCACTGAATCACACCCGGTGCGGGAGCGAGGCCATGGCTTTGGTTGCACATGACAGGCAGGAGGACGCTTCGTCGGAGGTCATCGTCAAGCAAATCCTGGACAGCCTGAAGGGGCTGCGCTACGGATCGATCGAACTGATCGTACATGACGGGCAGATCGTCCAGATTGAGCGCAATGAAAAATTGCGTCTGGATTCGCCCACGCGGAGTGCGCAGTGAGAAACAGCGTTTAGTTTTTTTCATCCTCCTGAGACGCCTGGGCGGATTGGTAATATCCGCCCCATTTTCTCTTCAGGAGCGGGCGACAGGCGAACCAGACCGACCAGATCACTGGAGGCTAATGCCATTACCATAACAACTTGATACGAACCGACCGGATGACCGGAGGTGTACATGAAAACATTGCCGACAAGGAGCAATACCCATGAAACACCCACGGCTTTCCGTCTTAAGTCTCGCGGTGGCGGGCGCTCTCCATCCCGCGTTCGCTCCCGCCGCCACCACGCAGGAACTTGAAAAGCAATTACAGATACTCGCCCGGAAGGTCAAGGAGTTGGAGGGCGCGCTTGCCGAATCCAAGAAGGTCGAAGCGGCGAAGCCGGCAGCATCACCGGCGCAAGTCCAGGAACTTGATCAAAAGATCAAAGTGCTGGAGCGCAAACAGGATATCGCCGAGGCGGAGGCGGTCGCCAAGAAGAAAGAAACCCCGGCGTTCAAGGCCGGTCCCGGCGGCCTGGTGTTCAGTTCCGCCGATGGCGATTTCTCACTCAAGATCCGCGGCTATCTGCAGGCCGATTCCCGTTTTGCCATGGATGACACCCGCACGGGTACCGGCAACGGTAACATCACTGACACCTTCCTGCTCCGTCGCGTGCGGCCGATTTTTGATGGTACGGTCTTCAAATATTATGACTATCGCATCATGCCGGACTTCGGCACCAATGACGTGACCAACAATACGGTGCTGCAGGACGCCTATATCGAAACCAATGCAAACCTGTCGCCGCTGGCAAAATTGCGCATCGGCAAGTTCAAGGGGCCGATTGGTTTGGAACGTCTCGCCAGCGCCACTGACATCAAATTCGTCGAGCGCGGCCTTCCCACCAATCTCGTGCCCAATCGCGACATCGGCATCGATCTGAACGGTGAACTGTTCGACAAATCGGTCAATTACTCCATCGGCTATTTCAACGGTGTGGCGGACGGCGGCAGCAACGGCGATCCGGATTTCACCGATGACAAGGAATTCGAAGGCCGCATTTTCGCGCTGCCTTTCAAGAACGCCTTCAGCCCTTTGCAGGGTCTGGGTCTAGGCATTGCCGGCAGCGTGGGCGATCAGAATGGCGCCGCCGGCCTGCCCAGCGGCACCGGGCCCATACCGGGCTACAAGTCGCAGGGCCAGGCAACGATATTCTCCTATCTGCAGGCAGGCACCGGACCCATCACCAATGCAGCCATCGCGGCGGGCGGGCATTACCGCATCTCGCCGCAGGGTTACTACTACTGGGGGCCGTTTGGTCTGCTCGGTGAATATGTGGATTCCACGCAGCGGGTCAGCCGCAATGATCCGACCAGCAAACTCACCGACAGGCAGTCGGTCGGCAACGATTCCTGGCAGATCGTGGCGTCGTACGTTCTGACCGGCGAGGACAATGGTTACAAGAGCATCATCCCGAAGAACAAGTTCGATCCGTTCAGTGGCGGCTGGGGCGCGTGGGAGCTTGTGGGTCGTTATGACGAACTGGACGTCGATGACGACGCTTTTACAGGTATCACTCCCTCAACCGGTACCACAGCGGCCAAGCTGGCAGCGCGTCAGGCCACCCGCCTCGCCAATCCCTTTACCTCGGTCACCGAGGCGTGGGAATGGGGGATCGGCGTGAACTGGTATCTCAACTCCGCCGTCAAGCTGGCTGCCGATTACGAGCAGACGGATTTCAAGGGCGGCGGCGGCGTTGAAGGTGGTGGCGCCGAGAAACTGACTTCGACACCGGACAACCGCGAGACGGAAAAGGTGTTCTTCACCCGCGTCCAGCTCTCGTACTGACGCTTTCATCCCGACTTTTCATCATTATTACCAAGGAGTGCTTAACATGATTGGCAAGATATTTCTGCTTGTCCTGAGCCTGACGGTGGGTGTGCTCGCATTTACCCATCCGCTCAACGCGGCAGCAGGAGATGTGACACTGCTCAACGTGTCCTACGATCCCACGCGCGAACTCTACATGGATTTCAATCAGGCCTTCGCCAAATACTGGAAGCAAAAGACCGGCGATACGGTCACCATTAACCAATCGCACGGCGGCTCCGGCAAACAGGCGCGCTCGGTCATTGATGGGCTGGATGCCGATGTGGTGACGCTGGCGCTCGCCTACGACGTGGACGCCATCGCCGAGAAGGCGGGTCTGTTCCCGAAGGATTGGCAGAAACGATTGCCTGACAACAGTTCACCCTATACCTCCACCATCGTATTCCTGGTGCGCAAAGGCAACCCGAAAGGCATCAAGGACTGGGGTGATCTCGTACGGGAGGGGGTTTCGGTGATTACCCCGAATCCCAAGACCTCCGGCGGCGCGCGCTGGAATTACCTCGCCGCGTGGGCTTATGCCAGGAAGAAATACGGCGGTGATGACGCCGCCAGGGAATTTCTCGCCAAACTTTACAAGAACGTTCCGGTACTGGATTCCGGCGCGCGCGGTTCCACGATCACGTTCATCGAGCGTGGCATCGGCGACGTGCTGATCTCTTGGGAGAACGAGGCCTATCTCGCCGTCAAGGAACTGGGCAAGGGCCAGGTCGAGATCATCATGCCGTCGCTCAGCATCTTGGCTGAGCCCCCGGTGACGGTGGTCGACAAATTTGCCGCCAAGCACGGCACCAGCGAAGTCGCCAGGGCCTATTTGGAGTATCTCTACAGCAAAGAAGGGCAGGAAATCGCCGCTAGGAATTTTTACCGGCCGCGCGACCCCGAAATTGCCGCGAAATACGCCAATCAGTTCCCGAACATACCGCTGGTGACAGTTGATCAGGACTTCGGCGGCTGGAAAAAGGCGCAGCAGACCCATTTCAACGACGGCGGTGTCTTCGACAGGATCTATCAACCCGGACGCTGATCCATGTTCCAAGCACGACAACACAATGTGCTGCCGGGTTTCGGCCTGGCGCTGGGCTTCGCGCTGCTCTATCTGTCGTTGATCGTGCTGATCCCATTGAGCGCGACCTTTCTGAAGACGGCGACAATGAGTTGGGATCAATTCTGGCAGGCGGTGACGGCACCGCAGGTGCTCGCCTCCTACCGCCTCAGCTTTGGCGCCGCCTTCATCGGCGCCCTGATTAATGCATTTTCAGGTTTGTTGGTCGCCTGGGTCCTCGTGCGCTACACCTTTCCCGGCAAGCACGTCATCGATGCCTTGGTGGACCTGCCGTTTGCCCTGCCGACCGCGGTAGCCGGCATCGCACTGGCGGCGGTCTACGGGCCCAATGGCTGGATCGGTGGCCTGCTGGCCCTGCTGCATATCAAGGTCGCGTACACGCCGCTGGGCGTGATCGTGGCGTTGACCTTCATCGGCCTGCCGTTTGTCGTACGCACTGTGCAGCCGGTGCTGGCGGATCTGGATCCGGAAATCGAAGACGCGGCGACCAGCCTCGGCGCCAGCCGCTGGCAGGCCTTCGTGCGCGTGCTGCTGCCCAGTCTGGCCCCGGCCCTGCTGACGGGATTTGCACTGGCCTTTGCGCGCGCCGTCGGCGAATACGGTTCAGTGATCTTCATCGCCGGCAATGCCCCGATGGTCTCCGAGATCACCCCGCTGCTCATCATCACCAAACTGGAACAATACGATTACGCCGGCGCCACTGCGCTGGCGGTGGCGATGCTGGCCATGTCATTCGCGCTGCTGCTGGCCATCAACGGATTGCAGTGGTGGAGCCGGCGGCGCAGCCGCTGATCAGGACGCCGATTCCATGTCCACCGTCGCCGCGCTTGCTGTTGCCGCCCCACGGGAGATCGCCCGGCCCGCCAGCGCCGGGCCCGTCGTCCTGCGCCGGCTTTTGATCGCGCTGGCCCTGACCTATCTCGGCTTTTTTCTGTTCGTGCCGTTGGCCGCCGTCTTTACCGAGGCCCTGCGCAAAGGCTGGACAGTCTATCTTGCCGCCATTACCGAGCCGATGGCGTTGGCCTCGATCAAACTGACGCTGATCGCGGCCGGCATCGCCGTGCCGCTCAACATGATCTTCGGCATCGCCGCCGCCTGGGCCATCGCCAAGTTCGATTTTCGCGGCAAGAATCTGCTGACCACCTTCATCGACCTGCCCTTCGCCGTCTCGCCGGTGGTGTCCGGGCTCATCTATGTGCTGCTGTTCGGTCTGCAAGGCTGGTTCGGGCCGTGGCTTGCGGACCACGACATCAAGATCATCTTCGCCGTGCCGGGAATCGTGCTGGCGACGATCTTCGTCACCTTTCCCTTTGTTGCCCGCGAGTTGATTCCGCTGATGCAGGAGCAGGGGCGGGAGGAGGAGGAAGCGGCCGTCGTTCTCGGCGCCTCCGGCTGGAAGACCTTCTGGCGCATCACCCTGCCCAACATCAAGTGGGGGCTGCTCTACGGCGTCATTCTGTGCAACGCCCGTGCCATGGGCGAGTTTGGCGCCGTGTCGGTGGTGTCCGGCCACATCCGCGGCCTCACCAACACCATGCCTCTGCACGTCGAAATCCTCTACAACGAATACAACTTCACCGCCGCCTTCGCGGTCGCCTCGCTGCTTGCCTTTCTCGCGCTGGTGACGCTGGCACTGAAGAGCCTGATCGAATGGCGCACCCGCCAGTTACAGGATATTGAGATACAGGCCTCAAAGGGTGAATTGGCATGAGCATCGAAATTCGCAACGTCAGCAAGAATTTCGGCAGGTTCTCGGCGCTGCATGACGTCAGCCTGACCATCCCCACCGGCGAGTTGACGGCGCTCTTGGGGCCGAGCGGCTGCGGCAAGACGACGCTGCTGCGGATTATCGCCGGCCTGGAAATCCCCGACCGTGGCAGCGTGCATTTTCACGGCGCAGAGGCCACCTACCTGCACGCCCGTGACCGCCAGGTGGGCTTCGTATTTCAACACTATGCGCTGTTCCGGCACATGACCGTGTTCGAGA contains these protein-coding regions:
- a CDS encoding TraB/GumN family protein produces the protein MLIVLLLTFSGAIRAEAELQCPLRPPDKPAPIATVSHPRGLLWEIKRADARPSYIYGTIHISDEDVLKLAPPVERALDHADSFVMEALFDEQAASAFTHLMYTDDNTRLEKQAGLALFKRASTLLEQYGIIGLAARRMKPWAAFLMLSQPAGEQGVPLDLALMTRASSHGAQVYGLESIQEQADVFGAMPLSDQLTLLRDTVCGYDEVQQELSRLKALYLARDLAGIKAMEINFEQDNDELSRKVARRLITERNRRMVRRLRPRLNEGNTFIAIGALHLPGDDGVLRLLERQGYTVTPLY
- the nagZ gene encoding beta-N-acetylhexosaminidase — protein: MTLGPLMIDLAAPALSPEERAWLAHPLIGGVILFTRNYSNPAQLLELTGAIHAARHPPLLIAVDHEGGRVQRFREGFTRLPACALLGKRYDADETTALQEATACGWVMAAELRAAGIDFSFAPVLDLNRGVSGVIGDRAFHADPNTVGALAYAFVKGMREAGMAAVGKHFPGHGAVAADSHHAVPVDERELERIFHSDLRPFQHLIQNNIEALMPAHVIYTRVDDNPAGFSRIWLQDILRRRLEFDGVIFSDDLNMAGAGVAGDITQRAVAALTAGCDMALICNNPAAIRQLLTELKIEMSPLSRARLMRMHGRAALSPPALQVSERWLQNTRLLASLMPAQMDLDDNAA
- a CDS encoding porin, yielding MKHPRLSVLSLAVAGALHPAFAPAATTQELEKQLQILARKVKELEGALAESKKVEAAKPAASPAQVQELDQKIKVLERKQDIAEAEAVAKKKETPAFKAGPGGLVFSSADGDFSLKIRGYLQADSRFAMDDTRTGTGNGNITDTFLLRRVRPIFDGTVFKYYDYRIMPDFGTNDVTNNTVLQDAYIETNANLSPLAKLRIGKFKGPIGLERLASATDIKFVERGLPTNLVPNRDIGIDLNGELFDKSVNYSIGYFNGVADGGSNGDPDFTDDKEFEGRIFALPFKNAFSPLQGLGLGIAGSVGDQNGAAGLPSGTGPIPGYKSQGQATIFSYLQAGTGPITNAAIAAGGHYRISPQGYYYWGPFGLLGEYVDSTQRVSRNDPTSKLTDRQSVGNDSWQIVASYVLTGEDNGYKSIIPKNKFDPFSGGWGAWELVGRYDELDVDDDAFTGITPSTGTTAAKLAARQATRLANPFTSVTEAWEWGIGVNWYLNSAVKLAADYEQTDFKGGGGVEGGGAEKLTSTPDNRETEKVFFTRVQLSY
- a CDS encoding YezD family protein, which codes for MALVAHDRQEDASSEVIVKQILDSLKGLRYGSIELIVHDGQIVQIERNEKLRLDSPTRSAQ
- a CDS encoding ABC transporter permease, with protein sequence MKRELAAYGILLAWAGLALAAGLLPLEPNHIYLDRILSTPGAGAWLGYDDLGRRVADRLLLGLRASLAVVVIVVPVCAVFGAMIGMTAAWSGGTWDRLCMGFIDLTLAFPGLLLALALAAALGPSLSNVALALMLTGWVGYARLARAQTLALRDREHVQAARVVGTAPPVIWRRHVLPLIAMPLIIEATLGVGGVIVAEAGLSFLGLGARPPAPSLGGMIRDGTYYMLVAPHLLVAPGMTLLLIVAAVNEIGESLRRRLDVRAVIRQ
- the cysW gene encoding sulfate ABC transporter permease subunit CysW, translating into MSTVAALAVAAPREIARPASAGPVVLRRLLIALALTYLGFFLFVPLAAVFTEALRKGWTVYLAAITEPMALASIKLTLIAAGIAVPLNMIFGIAAAWAIAKFDFRGKNLLTTFIDLPFAVSPVVSGLIYVLLFGLQGWFGPWLADHDIKIIFAVPGIVLATIFVTFPFVARELIPLMQEQGREEEEAAVVLGASGWKTFWRITLPNIKWGLLYGVILCNARAMGEFGAVSVVSGHIRGLTNTMPLHVEILYNEYNFTAAFAVASLLAFLALVTLALKSLIEWRTRQLQDIEIQASKGELA
- a CDS encoding sulfate ABC transporter substrate-binding protein → MIGKIFLLVLSLTVGVLAFTHPLNAAAGDVTLLNVSYDPTRELYMDFNQAFAKYWKQKTGDTVTINQSHGGSGKQARSVIDGLDADVVTLALAYDVDAIAEKAGLFPKDWQKRLPDNSSPYTSTIVFLVRKGNPKGIKDWGDLVREGVSVITPNPKTSGGARWNYLAAWAYARKKYGGDDAAREFLAKLYKNVPVLDSGARGSTITFIERGIGDVLISWENEAYLAVKELGKGQVEIIMPSLSILAEPPVTVVDKFAAKHGTSEVARAYLEYLYSKEGQEIAARNFYRPRDPEIAAKYANQFPNIPLVTVDQDFGGWKKAQQTHFNDGGVFDRIYQPGR
- the cysT gene encoding sulfate ABC transporter permease subunit CysT encodes the protein MFQARQHNVLPGFGLALGFALLYLSLIVLIPLSATFLKTATMSWDQFWQAVTAPQVLASYRLSFGAAFIGALINAFSGLLVAWVLVRYTFPGKHVIDALVDLPFALPTAVAGIALAAVYGPNGWIGGLLALLHIKVAYTPLGVIVALTFIGLPFVVRTVQPVLADLDPEIEDAATSLGASRWQAFVRVLLPSLAPALLTGFALAFARAVGEYGSVIFIAGNAPMVSEITPLLIITKLEQYDYAGATALAVAMLAMSFALLLAINGLQWWSRRRSR